One genomic segment of Pandoraea thiooxydans includes these proteins:
- a CDS encoding efflux RND transporter periplasmic adaptor subunit, translating to MNTPLRIEASALAVLWQLSARAREAPSEQTLGFVVVNETLSLVPYRQAAWWRAPAPLPGAVAAVSGLPQSDPGAPYVQWLGEVCRALERRAQAGSNEPSASQADQQRGAGEAGQNAAQSSAPAQSADAASPVWPYAFTADSLPAALAAEWDAWWPTHALWVPLVDRLGRSFGGVVFAREQPWTPVDEALLAELARVWSHALAAFSPRASWSERARLALRAGKYRRRVLIAAACALVVPVPLTVLAPAEVTPKDPFVVRAPLDGVIDRVFAQPNQRVAAGTPLFALDSTALASRYAVANKNYATAQEEYRQTAQLAVTDDKDRLDMALRKGKLDQSAVELDYTAHELARVRVSAPRAGVAVFSDPNDWNGKAVSIGEKVMLLADPAHVELTAYVPAADNVDVVPGASVTLYPKSSPFASYEARIDTVAYRAEPTPDGVVAYRVKATFTGRVKPPLGVMGTARIHGHWVPLVYYLLRRPLASARQWLGW from the coding sequence ATGAATACCCCGCTGCGGATCGAGGCGAGCGCGCTTGCGGTGCTCTGGCAATTGTCCGCGCGCGCGCGCGAAGCGCCGAGCGAGCAGACGCTCGGCTTTGTCGTGGTCAATGAAACGCTCTCGCTCGTGCCGTACCGGCAGGCGGCATGGTGGCGTGCGCCGGCGCCCTTGCCGGGCGCGGTTGCCGCCGTCTCGGGCCTGCCGCAGAGCGACCCCGGCGCGCCGTACGTGCAGTGGCTCGGCGAAGTGTGCCGCGCGCTGGAACGTCGCGCGCAGGCAGGCTCGAACGAACCTTCCGCTTCCCAGGCCGATCAGCAGCGGGGCGCAGGCGAGGCGGGCCAGAATGCAGCGCAATCGAGCGCACCGGCGCAGAGTGCCGACGCCGCATCACCCGTTTGGCCGTATGCATTCACTGCCGACAGCCTGCCCGCCGCGCTGGCGGCCGAATGGGATGCCTGGTGGCCGACGCATGCCCTATGGGTGCCGCTGGTCGATCGGCTGGGCCGCTCGTTCGGCGGCGTGGTTTTCGCGCGTGAGCAGCCGTGGACGCCGGTGGACGAGGCGCTGCTCGCCGAACTCGCACGGGTCTGGTCGCACGCGCTCGCGGCGTTTTCTCCTCGGGCTTCCTGGAGCGAGCGCGCCAGGCTTGCGCTGCGCGCAGGCAAGTATCGGCGTCGCGTGCTGATAGCGGCCGCCTGTGCCCTGGTCGTGCCGGTGCCGCTGACGGTGCTTGCGCCGGCCGAGGTTACGCCGAAGGACCCGTTCGTCGTGCGCGCTCCGCTCGATGGTGTGATCGATCGCGTGTTCGCGCAGCCGAACCAGCGTGTCGCAGCGGGTACCCCCCTGTTTGCGCTCGACTCCACGGCGCTTGCCTCGCGCTATGCCGTGGCGAACAAGAACTACGCAACGGCGCAGGAGGAGTATCGGCAGACCGCCCAGCTTGCAGTCACCGACGATAAGGATCGGCTCGATATGGCGCTGCGCAAGGGCAAGCTCGATCAAAGCGCGGTCGAACTCGACTATACGGCGCACGAACTCGCACGGGTACGCGTGAGCGCACCGCGTGCCGGCGTCGCTGTATTCTCCGATCCGAACGATTGGAACGGCAAAGCGGTGTCGATCGGCGAGAAGGTGATGCTGCTTGCCGATCCGGCTCACGTCGAGCTCACCGCCTATGTGCCGGCCGCAGACAACGTCGACGTCGTGCCCGGTGCGAGCGTCACGCTTTATCCAAAGAGCTCGCCGTTCGCCTCCTACGAGGCGCGCATCGATACGGTGGCCTACCGCGCCGAGCCGACGCCCGATGGCGTGGTGGCCTATCGCGTAAAGGCCACGTTTACCGGCAGGGTCAAGCCCCCGCTCGGCGTGATGGGTACCGCCCGCATTCATGGTCATTGGGTGCCGCTTGTCTACTATCTGTTGCGCCGCCCGCTGGCGAGCGCGCGGCAGTGGCTCGGCTGGTAG
- a CDS encoding TolC family protein — translation MPAPTLAPAANTAHEPRSKRALRPSLAVIAVAALWLSGCAIRPTPFTDAERAQSAHADRIAMFANQPPLTGPVTLEEAMARAIRFNLDHRLKMMEEALAQKQLDVANFDMLPRLTAAAGYTYRDHPLASESISLRTHQVSLEPSYSTDQNDRTADLAFSWNVLDFGVSYFEAKEQADRVLVVEQRRRKVVQLLMQQVREAYWQAVGAQRLEKQVGPLLAQARQALDDSRESQQEGLRSPLDTLAYQHALLDIMRQLELVRDQLDEARPRLASLMNVAPGTDITLAPPKGFAVPQFAMPMDRMEETALERRPELVEASYNERISVNETHKAIAKLLPGIEVQLGTHYDSNSFLAYHAWRAAGINVSWNLLNLLNAKNIRGMAHAQRDVAHAQQLALSMAVLTQVHVARAELSAKQRQFDLFRQINDVDAQILQHMHNATVVNAQGKLEEIRAAASAMMSELRLYQSYGELEGAYGQLLATLGLDPLPAGAGKRDLKSIERSIDKEQTRWAQLGRADGVKAQ, via the coding sequence ATGCCAGCGCCCACCTTGGCACCTGCCGCAAACACCGCGCACGAGCCGCGTTCGAAGCGCGCACTGCGTCCGTCGCTGGCCGTCATCGCAGTGGCGGCGTTATGGCTTTCCGGCTGCGCGATCAGACCGACGCCGTTTACCGACGCCGAGCGCGCACAGAGCGCGCATGCCGATCGCATCGCCATGTTCGCAAACCAGCCGCCGCTGACCGGGCCCGTCACACTCGAGGAAGCCATGGCGCGGGCGATCCGCTTCAACCTCGACCATCGCCTGAAGATGATGGAAGAGGCTCTGGCGCAGAAGCAGCTCGACGTGGCGAACTTCGACATGCTGCCGCGTCTGACCGCCGCGGCCGGCTACACGTACCGAGACCATCCGCTCGCATCGGAGTCGATTTCGCTGCGCACGCATCAGGTGTCGTTGGAGCCGTCGTACTCGACCGATCAAAACGACCGCACGGCCGATCTCGCGTTCTCGTGGAACGTGCTCGACTTCGGCGTCAGCTACTTCGAGGCCAAAGAGCAGGCCGATCGCGTGCTCGTCGTCGAGCAGCGTCGGCGCAAGGTCGTGCAGTTGTTGATGCAGCAAGTGCGCGAGGCTTACTGGCAGGCGGTCGGTGCGCAGCGCCTGGAGAAGCAGGTCGGTCCGCTGCTTGCACAGGCCAGGCAAGCGCTGGACGATTCACGCGAGTCTCAGCAGGAAGGGCTGCGCTCGCCGCTCGATACGCTGGCCTATCAGCATGCGCTGCTCGATATCATGCGCCAGCTCGAACTCGTGCGCGACCAGCTCGACGAGGCCAGGCCACGGCTTGCATCGCTCATGAATGTCGCGCCCGGCACGGACATCACGCTTGCGCCGCCCAAGGGCTTTGCGGTACCGCAATTCGCCATGCCGATGGACCGGATGGAGGAGACCGCGCTGGAGCGCCGGCCGGAACTGGTCGAAGCGAGCTACAACGAGCGCATCAGCGTCAACGAAACGCACAAGGCCATTGCCAAGCTGCTTCCGGGCATCGAGGTGCAGTTGGGCACGCACTACGACAGCAACAGCTTCCTGGCCTATCATGCGTGGCGCGCGGCCGGCATCAATGTGAGCTGGAACCTGTTGAATCTGCTCAACGCGAAGAACATTCGCGGCATGGCGCATGCGCAACGCGACGTCGCACATGCGCAGCAGCTCGCGCTGTCGATGGCTGTGCTCACGCAAGTGCACGTCGCGCGCGCCGAGTTGAGCGCCAAGCAGCGTCAGTTCGATTTGTTCAGGCAGATCAACGATGTCGATGCACAGATCCTTCAGCATATGCATAACGCCACCGTCGTGAACGCGCAAGGCAAGCTCGAGGAGATCCGTGCGGCAGCTTCCGCGATGATGTCGGAGCTGCGTCTGTATCAAAGCTATGGCGAGCTCGAAGGCGCCTACGGTCAGCTGTTGGCGACGCTCGGGCTCGATCCGTTGCCCGCTGGCGCCGGCAAGCGCGATTTGAAATCGATCGAGCGGTCGATCGACAAAGAGCAAACGCGTTGGGCCCAGTTGGGCCGCGCCGACGGAGTCAAAGCGCAATGA
- a CDS encoding efflux RND transporter periplasmic adaptor subunit, giving the protein MNSWCRAGLRGAALVVVAYSCFSGGARAAGSQAAAPRALAAAPAVPNAPAALGVSSSVHAEDDGRIRVQLVARDQVDISSEISAKIASMPFRDGDAFRTGQTLVSLDCSLYLAQLHKAQAEAEAAAQLERVNERLSQLHSIGEVEVQQAQAKAKASAAEVAYMQATVRKCSISAPFDGRVVKRSASAQQFTEPGKSLLTIIDTSHLELKMIVPSKWLVWLKPGHALTVSVDEVGKSYSAKVVRIGARVDPVTQTVDVTAALSAHTPELLPGMSGWARFADPGR; this is encoded by the coding sequence ATGAATTCATGGTGCAGGGCAGGGCTGCGCGGCGCGGCCCTGGTGGTAGTGGCTTACAGTTGTTTCTCCGGGGGTGCCCGAGCGGCAGGATCGCAAGCCGCGGCGCCGCGCGCGTTGGCCGCCGCACCAGCGGTGCCTAATGCGCCGGCCGCGCTTGGCGTTTCTTCGTCCGTGCATGCCGAAGACGATGGCCGGATCCGGGTCCAGCTCGTCGCGCGCGACCAGGTCGATATTTCGAGCGAAATCAGCGCGAAGATCGCTTCGATGCCATTTCGCGATGGCGATGCATTCCGCACTGGGCAGACGCTCGTGTCGCTCGATTGCTCGCTCTACCTGGCGCAATTGCACAAGGCCCAGGCGGAAGCGGAGGCCGCCGCGCAGCTCGAGCGCGTCAACGAGCGTCTCTCGCAATTGCATTCGATCGGCGAGGTCGAGGTGCAGCAGGCTCAGGCCAAAGCGAAAGCGAGTGCGGCGGAAGTGGCTTACATGCAGGCCACGGTGAGAAAGTGCAGTATTTCCGCGCCGTTCGACGGGCGCGTCGTCAAGCGCAGCGCCTCCGCGCAGCAATTTACCGAGCCCGGCAAATCGCTTCTGACGATCATCGACACGAGTCATCTCGAACTGAAGATGATCGTGCCGTCGAAGTGGCTCGTCTGGCTCAAACCCGGCCACGCGCTCACGGTGAGTGTCGATGAAGTCGGCAAAAGCTATTCGGCCAAGGTCGTGCGGATCGGCGCGCGCGTCGATCCGGTGACGCAGACCGTCGACGTGACGGCCGCGCTGTCTGCCCACACGCCCGAGCTGTTGCCGGGCATGAGCGGCTGGGCGCGTTTTGCCGATCCCGGCCGTTAA